In Plutella xylostella chromosome 4, ilPluXylo3.1, whole genome shotgun sequence, a genomic segment contains:
- the LOC105389382 gene encoding cytochrome b-c1 complex subunit Rieske, mitochondrial, which yields MTSVVVRSGHLAPYFKATSSVVSNGLKPLVAVPTTSEKLVSQPLPKTSTVQSLHGSLPIQGLKVRSGPSVPTQVRFAHTDIAVPDFTAYRRKDNQDPTSKQAETSDGRHGFTYLIAGGGVMASAYAAKSVVTHFVSSMSAAADVLALAKIEIKLAEIPEGKSVTFKWRGKPLFIRHRTAAEIAAEQAVAVESLRDPQHDNQRTIQPEWLVVIGVCTHLGCVPVANAGDFGGYYCPCHGSHYDASGRIRKGPAPLNLEVPPVAFMDEGTLVVG from the exons ATGACTTCTGTTGTTGTGAGGTCAGGGCATTTGGCCCCCTACTTCAAAGCCACATCCAGTGTAGTGAGCAATGGCCTGAAGCCTCTTGTGGCTGTCCCAACAACCTCTGAGAAGTTGGTGTCTCAGCCTCTCCCGAAAACTTCGACAGTGCAATCCCTGCATGGATCGCTGCCTATTCAAGGGCTGAAGGTCAGGAGTGGACCATCAG TGCCAACTCAGGTGCGTTTTGCGCACACTGACATCGCCGTGCCCGACTTCACGGCGTACCGCCGCAAGGACAACCAGGACCCGACCTCCAAGCAGGCGGAGACCAGCGATGGCCGCCACGGATTCACTTACCTCATTGCCGGAG GTGGTGTGATGGCCAGCGCCTACGCAGCCAAGTCTGTGGTCACCCACTTTGTATCTTCCATGTCGGCCGCCGCTGATGTGTTGGCATTGGCCAAGATTGAGATCAAGCTGGCCGAGATCCCCGAGGGCAAGTCCGTCACCTTCAAGTGGCGTGGAAAGCCGCTGTTCATCCGACACAG GACAGCAGCCGAGATCGCTGCCGAACAAGCTGTGGCTGTCGAATCCCTGCGCGACCCACAACACGACAACCAGCGCACGATCCAGCCCGAGTGGCTCGTGGTCATCGGAGTGTGCACCCACTTGGGCTGCGTCCCTGTAGCCAACGCCGGGGACTTCGGAGGCTACTACTGCCCTTGCCACGGGAGCCACTACGACGCATCCGGACGCATCCGCAAAGGACCCGCCCCGCTTAACTTGGAAGTCCCTCCGGTTGCTTTCATGGATGAGGGA